Proteins encoded within one genomic window of Tachysurus vachellii isolate PV-2020 chromosome 16, HZAU_Pvac_v1, whole genome shotgun sequence:
- the LOC132858904 gene encoding uncharacterized protein LOC132858904 isoform X1, with the protein MAEAEKRYEQEKETNAHLLKEKLDLMSQVENLKGKVEGLGELLAKKLRQCAEALLILNLRVSQFVLVTPSGFLALLPTQGQFLLRSWLAIAAFSCFISPMNSLRSWTSSVLLNFLSILICCPILSLCEAETKYSEVMKTNTKLENENSTLHFTVDRLQDLVNNLKKELSETKRTCNAALRECEQEREAYSIMQSQCDQIKETLSDQEKSHAVSLAKAVEKYNQAAGE; encoded by the exons ATGGCTGAAGCTGAGAAGAGATACGAGCAGGAAAAGGAGACCAATGCTCATCTGTTGAAAGAGAAGTTAGATCTGATGTCCCAGGTGGAGAATCTGAAAGGCAAAGTGGAGGGTTTGGGTGAACTGCTGGCTAAAAAACTCAGGCAGTGTGCTGAGGCCTTGTTG ATCCTCAACCTCAGGGTCAGCCAATTCGTCCTGGTCACACCATCTGGATTTCTCGCCCTTCttcctacccaaggccagttcCTTCTGAGGTCATGGCTGGCTATCGCCGCTTTCAGCTgtttcatatcacccatgaacTCACTAAGATCCTGGAccagctctgttctcctgaaCTTCCTGAGCATCCTTATCTGCTGTCCCATATT GTCTCTGTGTGAAGCTGAGACGAAGTACAGTGAGGTGATGAAGACCAATACTAAGCTGGAGAATGAGAACAGTACCCTGCATTTCACTGTGGACAGACTGCAAGACTTGGTGAATAACTTAAAGAAAGAGCTCTCTGAGACAAAGAGAACATGTAATGCGGCACTGAGA GAGTGTGAGCAAGAGCGGGAGGCTTACAGTATCATGCAGTCTCAGTGTGATCAGATAAAGGAAACTCTATCTGACCAAGAGAAATCTCATGCG
- the LOC132858904 gene encoding uncharacterized protein LOC132858904 isoform X2 translates to MSCELILLSATMNPQPQGQPIRPGHTIWISRPSSYPRPVPSEVMAGYRRFQLFHITHELTKILDQLCSPELPEHPYLLSHIVRKPPARTSASQTPLSDLVDQRTQTDGCPHAETCCPELGTPVSPPCPSSPPLAYICPLSPALASSSSDSEPGSPVYIPSSPSPRPGSPDYTPTTPRPDSTAPNYFY, encoded by the exons ATGTCTTGTGAATTAATCCTCCTTtcagctacaatga ATCCTCAACCTCAGGGTCAGCCAATTCGTCCTGGTCACACCATCTGGATTTCTCGCCCTTCttcctacccaaggccagttcCTTCTGAGGTCATGGCTGGCTATCGCCGCTTTCAGCTgtttcatatcacccatgaacTCACTAAGATCCTGGAccagctctgttctcctgaaCTTCCTGAGCATCCTTATCTGCTGTCCCATATTGTGAGGAAACCTCCCGCTCGAACTTCCGCCTCTCAAACCCCTCTGTCTGACCTCGTGGACCAGAGAactcaaactgatggctgtcctcatgctgaAACTTGCTGCCCTGAGCTTGGAACTCCTGTCTCTCCTCCTTGTCCCTCATCACCTCCTCTCGCCTACATCTgccctctctctcctgctttggcttcttcttcctctgactCTGAACCTGGATCTCCAGTTTACATTccctcttctccctctcctAGGCCTGGTTCTCCAGATTACACTCCTACTACTCCTAGGCCTGATAGTACTGCGCCTAATTACTTTTACTAA